A window from Dehalococcoidales bacterium encodes these proteins:
- a CDS encoding metallopeptidase family protein, protein MEAERFEQLVAAAIEKLPEEFQDRLENIDIVVADEPTRTQLSKTDRRRGNTLLGLYEGVPLTGRTSGYSFTMPDKITIFQKSIEAMCRNDAQIVKEIERVVRHEIAHHFGIDDERLEELGRY, encoded by the coding sequence ATGGAAGCCGAAAGATTTGAACAACTGGTGGCGGCGGCCATAGAAAAACTGCCCGAAGAGTTCCAGGACAGGCTGGAGAACATCGACATAGTGGTGGCGGACGAGCCGACGCGCACCCAGCTGAGCAAAACGGACAGACGGAGGGGCAACACGCTGCTGGGCCTGTACGAAGGGGTGCCGCTGACCGGCCGGACTTCCGGCTACAGCTTCACCATGCCGGACAAAATCACCATTTTCCAGAAATCCATCGAGGCGATGTGCCGCAATGACGCCCAGATAGTGAAAGAAATAGAACGGGTGGTCCGGCACGAAATCGCGCATCACTTCGGCATAGACGACGAGCGGCTGGAAGAGCTGGGGCGGTATTAA
- a CDS encoding MBL fold metallo-hydrolase — translation MIKENPAPPNTITFLGTAGARFMVSKQLAASGGLWLNLNGTEAIIDPGPGSIVQCAKRKLNPEKLDAVILSHRHLDHSADTNVIIEAMTNGGFRRRGRLFAPADALGEEPVIFSYLKKFIDGITVLEEGKTYTVGNFSFTTPVRHIHSVETYGMVFRTDECNFAYIADTGYFQGLTEHYKADLLIINMVFTEPYPPIAHLAIPEVARLLTEIKPKAAILSHYGLQVWQANPRKIAADLTEKTGVKVTAARDGMIFDLKRLEAVKKENGSRKI, via the coding sequence ATGATAAAAGAAAACCCCGCCCCGCCCAATACCATTACCTTCCTGGGGACAGCCGGCGCACGCTTCATGGTGAGCAAGCAGCTGGCGGCCTCCGGCGGGCTGTGGCTTAACCTTAACGGCACGGAGGCCATCATCGACCCCGGGCCGGGCAGCATCGTCCAGTGCGCCAAGAGAAAGCTGAACCCGGAAAAGCTGGACGCCGTGATTTTGTCCCACCGCCACCTGGACCACTCGGCGGACACCAACGTGATAATAGAAGCCATGACCAACGGCGGCTTCCGGCGGCGCGGGCGGCTGTTCGCCCCGGCGGACGCTTTAGGCGAGGAGCCGGTCATTTTTTCCTATCTTAAAAAGTTTATCGACGGCATTACCGTCCTGGAAGAGGGCAAGACCTATACCGTGGGCAATTTTTCCTTCACCACGCCGGTGCGGCACATACATTCGGTGGAGACCTACGGCATGGTATTCCGGACGGACGAATGCAATTTCGCCTACATCGCCGATACAGGCTACTTCCAGGGGCTGACAGAACACTATAAAGCAGATCTGCTGATTATCAACATGGTGTTTACCGAGCCGTACCCGCCAATCGCCCACCTGGCTATACCGGAGGTAGCCCGGCTACTAACCGAAATAAAGCCGAAGGCGGCCATATTGAGCCACTACGGGCTGCAAGTCTGGCAGGCCAACCCCCGGAAGATAGCCGCCGACCTCACGGAAAAGACCGGAGTAAAGGTCACAGCCGCGCGGGACGGCATGATATTCGACCTGAAACGACTGGAAGCGGTGAAGAAGGAAAATGGAAGCCGAAAGATTTGA
- a CDS encoding PAS domain-containing protein, producing the protein MEKEKQPRSVGHMDVLLGHSADAILATNAEGIIQFANKEACELTGLTLNELIGVSIVDVYENIEAAREANRKIYQAGGTIHDMATRTKTKSGQVIPVRVSASHLYDSGGKYIGGVGYFARYQPSGAADDQMKARIEQLESRLENWKNLAVNFGKISKEAISSWIKSYPALKKR; encoded by the coding sequence ATGGAAAAAGAAAAGCAGCCCCGCAGTGTCGGCCACATGGATGTGCTGCTCGGTCACAGCGCGGATGCTATTCTGGCCACCAACGCCGAGGGAATTATCCAATTCGCTAACAAAGAAGCCTGCGAGCTGACCGGGCTGACCCTGAACGAGCTCATCGGCGTGAGCATCGTGGATGTTTACGAGAACATCGAGGCGGCGCGCGAGGCCAACCGCAAAATTTACCAGGCCGGCGGCACGATACATGATATGGCCACCAGGACCAAGACTAAGTCCGGCCAGGTTATCCCGGTGCGTGTTTCCGCCTCACACCTTTATGATAGCGGCGGTAAGTACATCGGTGGGGTAGGCTATTTCGCCAGGTACCAGCCCTCGGGCGCGGCGGACGACCAGATGAAAGCCCGCATCGAGCAGCTGGAATCCAGGCTGGAAAACTGGAAAAATCTGGCGGTTAACTTCGGCAAAATCAGCAAGGAGGCAATCAGTTCATGGATAAAGTCTTACCCGGCCTTGAAGAAGCGATAG